A part of Patescibacteria group bacterium genomic DNA contains:
- a CDS encoding polyphosphate polymerase domain-containing protein gives MKPTLHFQRFEFKYPMHKPTAEKIIPALLKYMSWDPFVSGRGDKSYLVNSLYFDNSGYGCYFEKESGEKFRKKFRLRVYESEVKDDTNIFVEIKRKNNALIIKDRVHLPAKDARRILVNNKLNSYVGQISDDDMMVLKEFLWTKNYNCMMPRIMVAYRRKPLVAKTDRNVRVTFDYDIRAKLTNWFNCNNFAWKEVLPGSLILEIKYNNILPFWLHEIIQKYQLERVAFSKYCNAVRACMPQIDDGSGRDSGNYLGV, from the coding sequence ATGAAACCCACTCTTCATTTCCAAAGATTTGAATTTAAATATCCAATGCATAAGCCAACGGCCGAGAAGATAATTCCAGCCCTATTAAAATATATGAGCTGGGATCCTTTTGTTTCGGGAAGGGGAGATAAATCTTACTTGGTAAATAGTCTTTATTTTGACAATAGCGGTTATGGCTGTTATTTTGAGAAGGAGTCGGGCGAGAAGTTTAGGAAAAAATTTCGTTTACGAGTTTATGAGAGCGAAGTTAAAGATGATACGAACATTTTTGTAGAAATAAAGAGAAAAAATAACGCTTTGATAATAAAGGACAGAGTGCATTTGCCAGCTAAAGATGCGAGGAGGATTTTAGTGAATAATAAATTGAATAGCTATGTTGGGCAAATCAGCGACGATGACATGATGGTTTTAAAAGAATTTTTATGGACTAAGAATTATAATTGCATGATGCCCAGAATTATGGTAGCATATAGGAGGAAACCGTTAGTAGCCAAGACAGACAGGAATGTTCGGGTGACATTTGATTATGACATCCGCGCAAAATTAACAAACTGGTTTAATTGTAATAATTTTGCCTGGAAAGAGGTTTTGCCAGGCAGTTTAATTTTAGAGATAAAATATAATAATATCCTGCCTTTTTGGCTGCACGAGATTATCCAAAAATATCAACTGGAGCGGGTCGCTTTTTCAAAATATTGTAATGCGGTAAGGGCTTGTATGCCGCAGATTGACGATGGAAGCGGAAGGGACAGCGGAAACTATTTGGGTGTATAA
- a CDS encoding DUF4956 domain-containing protein translates to MLDNLFGSGGATTLSVGTIIVNITLTFLLTFIIALVYRKTHKGLSYSQSFVFTLVLLGVLICVVMMVIGSSVARAFGALGAFSLIRFRTAVKDTKDTAFVFFAVAIGMAIGTNNYHIAIIGVIIISFIILILSRINFGSIRKYDYILTFMSDSDKVADGATKPIFSKYLKTSNLLNVSAKEHGKILEMTFNVKFFSEDDRDNLLKELNAIEGVSEVNLISAKNDIEY, encoded by the coding sequence ATGCTAGACAACTTGTTTGGATCGGGAGGAGCAACAACTTTATCCGTTGGAACAATTATTGTTAACATCACACTCACTTTTTTATTGACGTTTATTATCGCCCTGGTTTATAGAAAGACCCACAAAGGATTATCATATTCCCAATCATTTGTGTTTACTTTGGTGCTTTTGGGGGTATTAATTTGTGTAGTGATGATGGTAATTGGCAGCAGTGTAGCTCGGGCCTTTGGAGCCCTGGGCGCATTTTCTTTAATTCGTTTTAGAACGGCAGTTAAAGACACCAAGGATACGGCTTTTGTGTTTTTTGCGGTAGCTATCGGAATGGCGATTGGAACTAATAATTATCATATTGCCATAATTGGCGTGATAATTATTTCTTTTATCATATTAATTTTGTCCCGTATAAATTTTGGCTCAATCAGGAAATATGATTACATTCTAACTTTTATGAGCGATAGCGATAAGGTCGCTGATGGGGCCACAAAACCAATTTTTAGCAAGTATCTGAAAACAAGCAATCTTTTGAATGTCTCGGCAAAGGAACATGGCAAGATTTTGGAAATGACTTTTAATGTTAAATTTTTTAGCGAAGACGACAGGGACAACCTTCTTAAAGAACTCAATGCGATTGAAGGCGTGAGCGAGGTAAATTTAATTAGCGCTAAGAATGACATTGAGTATTGA
- a CDS encoding glycosyltransferase family 39 protein produces MNISYKRKIIITALIIFLLAVAVRSAPVVYKRYSHKLSYYHLVAARNLAESGKFAVESEKNVVLSSHRIGQEGATPKNIAHEYTPVIYGWIFKLFGFGQTYPLYISMALYALGNVLLFFLILKIFNYRAAIIFSIIDILCPIIIVWSNVAGSYDLAMFFFILALFAYFYQEKAKPHLLVISGLLLGVAALCRTPFLFSVIPLASYELIQNRSLRRFFIFTIPFSLVFLGLFGFNFLFSSHSGAPVGAVNFDGHLFRDPYTFHFEKEKYFQQVGASNNADMIGYLRAYGQHLSLKQQLWFRISSARYYLIYTFRLITFGGVVMVFLAGLGFYYLFKIKKNLFWLALIWLISCFGIHILIGTSNHDHFLEVRFPVILLMTGGFLLFFQFIEKQKIPTKTVNILFVLIMTVVVLHLTEANKWSFHEMYSNSESSQLKEVIDILKEHRDEMSDSDVVAVSFSEVAPIIFNYYTNKSFVYFAPETIQELIKQNKLQDGFDYFGVTKIVGYSPAFSDEIMKNARVGNITSYVPEECTLYSTY; encoded by the coding sequence ATGAATATCTCATACAAAAGAAAAATAATCATCACTGCCCTGATTATTTTTTTATTGGCAGTGGCAGTGCGGTCAGCGCCGGTGGTTTATAAGAGGTACTCACATAAATTAAGTTATTATCATTTAGTTGCCGCGCGCAATCTGGCGGAAAGTGGAAAGTTTGCGGTTGAAAGCGAGAAGAATGTAGTTTTATCCAGCCACCGCATTGGGCAAGAAGGAGCAACGCCAAAAAATATCGCTCACGAGTACACGCCGGTTATCTACGGCTGGATTTTTAAACTCTTTGGTTTTGGCCAAACCTATCCGCTGTATATTAGCATGGCTCTTTACGCGCTTGGCAATGTTTTGCTTTTTTTCTTGATTCTAAAAATTTTCAATTATCGAGCGGCAATAATTTTTAGCATTATTGACATTTTATGCCCAATTATTATTGTCTGGTCAAACGTTGCCGGTTCTTATGATCTGGCAATGTTTTTTTTCATTTTGGCGCTATTTGCATATTTTTATCAAGAGAAAGCAAAGCCACATTTATTGGTAATTTCCGGTTTGCTTTTAGGGGTGGCGGCATTATGCAGAACTCCGTTTTTGTTTTCCGTTATTCCCCTCGCGTCATACGAGTTAATCCAAAATCGTTCGCTCCGCCGTTTTTTTATTTTTACCATCCCGTTTAGCCTGGTATTTTTAGGGCTTTTTGGTTTTAATTTTTTATTTAGCAGCCATAGCGGTGCGCCGGTTGGAGCCGTAAATTTTGACGGGCATTTATTTAGAGACCCTTATACTTTTCATTTTGAGAAAGAAAAGTATTTTCAACAAGTCGGGGCGTCCAATAATGCCGATATGATCGGCTACCTTAGAGCTTATGGCCAACATTTAAGCTTAAAACAGCAGTTATGGTTTAGAATTAGCTCTGCTCGTTACTATTTAATATATACTTTTAGATTGATTACTTTTGGCGGCGTTGTAATGGTTTTTTTAGCCGGACTGGGTTTTTATTACCTATTTAAAATTAAAAAAAATCTTTTTTGGTTGGCTTTAATTTGGTTGATATCATGTTTCGGCATTCACATATTAATTGGAACCTCAAACCACGATCATTTTTTGGAAGTTCGTTTTCCGGTAATTCTTTTAATGACTGGCGGTTTTCTGTTATTTTTTCAGTTCATTGAAAAACAAAAAATTCCAACCAAGACCGTAAATATTCTTTTTGTGCTGATTATGACCGTGGTCGTTTTACACTTGACAGAAGCAAACAAATGGTCGTTTCACGAGATGTATAGTAATTCAGAAAGTAGCCAGCTTAAAGAGGTTATTGACATTTTGAAAGAACATCGGGATGAAATGAGCGATAGCGATGTTGTTGCCGTTAGTTTTTCTGAAGTCGCGCCAATTATTTTTAATTATTATACTAATAAAAGTTTTGTTTATTTCGCGCCGGAGACAATCCAAGAATTAATCAAACAGAATAAATTGCAAGATGGTTTTGATTATTTTGGGGTAACTAAGATTGTTGGCTATAGTCCAGCTTTTTCAGATGAGATTATGAAAAATGCTCGAGTTGGAAATATTACTTCATATGTACCCGAAGAATGTACATTGTATTCGACGTATTAA
- a CDS encoding B12-binding domain-containing radical SAM protein — MSIASYLDAHGLDTKILDQARQRTFWDSLGRELADAEYVGLSVMTTQIPNALKVTREIKKNNPNVKIIWGGIHPTLFPRETVAEPLIDFVVYGEGEVPLLKLIRGVSMAEIKGLGYKHDTKCITNPPGELFDLNELPVYNWNLLPQEILEKMSLVPLAMSRGCPHRCAFCINTITKNKWRSMSLPKIIENLRLVKKSPYLRGKYASFSFEENFFVNKERVKEICKAIISESLLVEWEAPCRADYIREGFVDDELLTLLKRAGLRRMGIGAESGSNRVLALIKKDLTAEQTIYANQKLAEHGISPYYGFMVGLPGETWDDVIATLNLIDRIKKDNPQAEIMGPQPFRLYPGSELYNECINLGWKSPKSLNEWKKVINEELNYLNMKNYPWVKNPAVIEAIDAYARFGSNSFRQAMALGVSAPRIFKFLFAVICKIRWKLRFFRFPYEYLLAKKLVTLFSRN, encoded by the coding sequence ATGTCAATTGCAAGCTATCTTGACGCTCATGGTTTGGATACAAAAATTCTTGATCAGGCGCGGCAGCGGACATTTTGGGATAGCTTGGGTAGGGAGTTAGCAGATGCTGAATATGTTGGTTTATCGGTCATGACGACTCAAATTCCAAATGCTTTAAAAGTAACCAGAGAAATAAAAAAAAATAACCCAAATGTCAAAATTATTTGGGGTGGTATTCATCCAACGTTATTCCCCCGAGAAACAGTTGCCGAACCATTGATTGATTTTGTTGTTTATGGAGAAGGTGAAGTGCCATTACTTAAGCTCATACGCGGCGTTTCCATGGCAGAAATTAAAGGTTTGGGATATAAACATGATACTAAATGTATTACTAACCCCCCAGGCGAGCTGTTTGATCTTAACGAGCTGCCGGTGTATAATTGGAATTTATTGCCTCAAGAGATACTTGAAAAAATGTCGCTTGTTCCGTTGGCAATGAGTCGTGGTTGCCCCCACCGATGCGCCTTTTGCATAAACACCATTACCAAAAACAAATGGCGAAGCATGTCGTTGCCCAAAATTATTGAGAATTTGCGATTGGTTAAAAAATCCCCCTATCTTAGAGGTAAATATGCTTCGTTTTCATTTGAAGAAAATTTTTTTGTCAATAAAGAACGTGTCAAAGAGATATGTAAGGCGATTATTTCAGAGTCGCTTTTAGTAGAATGGGAGGCTCCTTGTCGGGCTGATTATATTCGTGAAGGGTTTGTTGATGATGAACTTTTAACCTTATTAAAAAGAGCCGGTTTACGGCGGATGGGCATTGGCGCCGAGTCGGGTTCAAATAGAGTACTTGCTCTTATTAAAAAAGATTTAACAGCCGAACAGACAATTTATGCCAATCAAAAATTAGCTGAACATGGAATCAGTCCTTATTATGGTTTTATGGTGGGTTTACCTGGTGAGACTTGGGATGATGTGATTGCTACGTTAAATCTTATCGATCGAATCAAAAAAGATAATCCCCAGGCAGAAATTATGGGACCCCAGCCATTTCGGTTATATCCGGGCTCAGAATTATATAATGAGTGTATTAATTTGGGCTGGAAGTCGCCGAAAAGCCTTAACGAATGGAAAAAAGTAATTAATGAGGAGCTTAATTATTTAAATATGAAAAATTATCCTTGGGTTAAAAATCCTGCAGTTATTGAAGCAATTGATGCATATGCCCGCTTTGGTTCAAATTCTTTCCGACAAGCCATGGCATTAGGTGTTAGCGCTCCCCGCATTTTTAAATTTTTGTTTGCTGTTATATGTAAAATTCGTTGGAAACTAAGGTTTTTTCGTTTCCCTTATGAATACCTTTTAGCGAAAAAATTAGTGACACTTTTTTCGCGAAATTAG
- a CDS encoding class I SAM-dependent methyltransferase, with amino-acid sequence MKKKIAKPKSAKSFVAIAEQYVNALSVPNKTVIEVGAGNQLYTALYLIYSGAKKVIVIEPCIDKNATKQLTQYAVEIEKLFPDKIVKEELFGKIKIYKKGADEKNLLSDYNGKIDTIFSHTTLEHIPDLNQIFKNFNQWLKNSGTMYHVVDFVDHLYYPFSSLPLLKFLFNNKFRHLQYSPKTWKRVNDQKTCFMNRKLLPHYRKLAQKYDFEIKSIKSQAAQIKVKIHDDILMGLENINPRDLNAAKIEIVFRKK; translated from the coding sequence TTGAAAAAAAAAATAGCTAAACCAAAAAGTGCCAAGTCTTTTGTAGCTATTGCTGAACAATATGTTAATGCCTTGTCCGTCCCGAACAAAACTGTTATTGAAGTTGGGGCTGGTAATCAACTCTATACGGCTTTGTACCTCATCTATTCTGGTGCCAAAAAAGTTATTGTCATAGAACCCTGCATTGACAAAAATGCAACCAAGCAACTCACGCAGTATGCAGTTGAGATTGAAAAATTATTCCCTGATAAAATTGTTAAGGAAGAACTTTTTGGAAAAATAAAAATCTATAAAAAAGGTGCTGATGAAAAAAATTTGTTATCTGACTACAATGGGAAAATTGATACCATATTCTCACATACAACACTTGAACATATACCAGACTTAAACCAAATTTTTAAAAATTTTAATCAATGGCTAAAAAATAGTGGTACTATGTACCATGTCGTAGATTTTGTTGACCATCTGTATTACCCATTCAGCTCTCTGCCACTTCTAAAATTCTTATTCAATAATAAATTTCGTCATCTGCAATACTCCCCAAAAACATGGAAAAGAGTGAACGATCAAAAAACTTGCTTTATGAATCGAAAGCTCCTGCCACATTACAGGAAGTTAGCCCAAAAATACGATTTTGAAATAAAAAGCATCAAAAGCCAGGCAGCTCAAATTAAGGTTAAAATTCATGATGATATTTTAATGGGTTTAGAAAATATAAATCCTCGCGATTTGAATGCTGCTAAGATAGAAATAGTGTTTAGAAAGAAATAA
- a CDS encoding flippase-like domain-containing protein: MKKITTKKILLLLLGLIIFGFILYINKDFSWRSLLGVNITYLTLSFFTSLIMCGLFSYRWGLIVNYVQKAKVMSFIEYFFYYTLSFLIGSFTIHEPVSFTARVAALKASKKISLFKATSATLIERIFDLINLLLVVVPSLLFFLNIISLGLALALSCLAIALLIVFIIFINKDVSHLLFILYKLAIRVIKKIPFLQKRIDTAKLLDETQSIVFTKPFSIKLVLISFVKFLSRGLLFYLLFKTFNINIPLGVVIMSIPITQLALFISFTPGGIGIFEAGWFVILKVIAIAPEDISTFLVGQRVVMLLFIPLMTLIIYAVIMLKKKPCSPVSLPDS; this comes from the coding sequence ATGAAAAAGATAACTACTAAAAAAATTCTTTTATTGCTCCTTGGTCTTATAATTTTTGGCTTCATACTTTATATTAACAAAGACTTCTCCTGGCGCTCATTGCTGGGAGTAAATATTACGTATCTTACTCTTTCTTTTTTTACTTCTCTTATTATGTGTGGCCTGTTCTCCTACCGCTGGGGGCTGATTGTTAACTATGTCCAAAAAGCAAAAGTCATGTCTTTTATCGAATATTTCTTTTACTACACACTTAGCTTTTTGATCGGCTCCTTTACTATTCATGAACCAGTCAGTTTTACCGCCAGGGTCGCCGCTCTGAAAGCTTCTAAAAAAATATCTCTCTTTAAAGCAACTAGCGCTACCCTAATTGAACGAATTTTTGATCTTATAAACCTTTTACTGGTAGTCGTACCATCTCTTCTCTTTTTTCTTAACATTATCAGCCTGGGCTTAGCACTGGCGCTTTCTTGTTTGGCTATTGCGTTACTTATCGTTTTTATCATTTTTATTAACAAAGATGTCAGTCATCTCCTTTTTATTCTTTACAAACTAGCTATAAGGGTTATAAAAAAAATCCCTTTCTTGCAAAAAAGGATTGATACTGCAAAACTACTTGATGAAACCCAAAGTATTGTTTTTACTAAGCCCTTCTCTATTAAACTGGTTCTTATTTCATTTGTGAAATTTCTTTCTCGAGGTTTACTCTTTTATCTTCTTTTTAAAACTTTTAATATCAACATTCCTCTCGGTGTTGTCATCATGAGTATTCCTATCACCCAGCTCGCCTTATTTATATCTTTTACTCCTGGTGGAATTGGTATTTTTGAGGCTGGCTGGTTTGTTATTCTTAAAGTAATTGCTATTGCTCCTGAAGATATTAGTACATTCCTCGTCGGCCAAAGAGTCGTTATGTTGCTATTTATTCCACTAATGACATTGATAATATATGCTGTTATAATGTTAAAAAAGAAACCATGCTCCCCGGTCTCATTGCCAGACTCCTAG
- a CDS encoding class I SAM-dependent methyltransferase, which produces MIIDQELTKKIEAYCDSYIEGSGSIAAVCGAGGKDRHVQAIIDNYVGKILIRLLKRIDKISNKKILDYGCGLGGSIVAFEEEGFNAIGAEVDAKAVEICKMRVKNIQNIIQISENGLPFKDASFDIVTSQLVIEHTKDPNKYLFEALRVLKPGGKFLLIAPNYLFPWEGHYRVFWLPYLFPVSKRLFKVYLKLRGRDSRLIDYVNLKITPGYIKKTLRGIGSFTIEDMSVDIFKEKLTSPKEIPLPMVANFFSKTRTNPLVKLFISFFIATIKISKLYYPMILVINKT; this is translated from the coding sequence ATGATAATAGATCAAGAATTGACAAAAAAAATTGAAGCTTACTGCGATTCTTATATTGAAGGATCTGGTAGTATCGCCGCAGTATGCGGAGCAGGAGGAAAAGATCGTCATGTCCAAGCAATAATAGATAACTATGTGGGTAAGATTTTGATTAGATTATTAAAAAGGATAGATAAAATCAGCAATAAAAAGATTTTAGATTATGGTTGCGGTCTTGGGGGTTCAATTGTGGCATTTGAAGAAGAAGGGTTTAATGCGATTGGGGCCGAAGTTGATGCAAAGGCAGTGGAAATTTGCAAAATGAGGGTAAAAAATATTCAGAATATAATTCAAATTTCAGAAAACGGCCTGCCTTTCAAAGATGCCAGTTTTGATATAGTAACTAGCCAATTAGTGATAGAACACACGAAGGATCCCAATAAGTATCTCTTTGAAGCACTAAGAGTTTTAAAGCCGGGGGGCAAATTTTTACTAATCGCGCCTAATTATCTTTTTCCCTGGGAGGGTCATTATCGGGTGTTTTGGTTGCCGTATTTATTTCCTGTTTCTAAGAGATTATTTAAAGTTTACTTAAAGTTACGAGGAAGGGATTCTCGGTTAATAGATTACGTCAATCTTAAGATAACCCCAGGTTATATAAAAAAAACACTAAGGGGGATAGGCTCTTTTACTATTGAAGACATGAGTGTTGATATTTTCAAAGAGAAACTGACAAGCCCTAAGGAAATTCCACTACCAATGGTTGCCAATTTTTTTAGTAAGACCAGAACCAATCCTTTAGTAAAACTTTTCATCAGTTTTTTTATTGCTACCATCAAAATTAGCAAACTCTATTATCCAATGATATTGGTGATAAACAAGACTTAG
- a CDS encoding DegT/DnrJ/EryC1/StrS family aminotransferase produces the protein MKKIIFGAPFIGDEEINEVVDTLKSGWIGTGPKCFRFEKNFAKYVGAKYALAVNSCTAALHLGLLVSNIGPGDEVITTPLTFAATVNVIKHVGARPILADIELKTLNINPNLIEAKITPKTKAIIPVHFGGLPCDMDKIKKIAKKYNLIIIEDAAHAVGAKYKGKKIGSFGNLTCFSFYANKNITTGEGGMITTNDEKIAEKIKILRLHGLSTDAWKRYESKKLILSEIIYPGYKYNMTDIQASLGLHQLNKINKFLKTREAYAKIYDNVFSKLDYLRLQYRPSDIQKNRHALHLYVLILDLSKFKFARNKIIEKLNTQGIGAAIHYKAIHLHPFYKKDLSYHIGDFPVSEKVSKATISLPLTPKMSGSDAQYVARTTEKVLQSCLK, from the coding sequence ATGAAAAAAATAATTTTTGGCGCACCTTTTATTGGTGACGAGGAAATTAATGAGGTGGTTGACACTTTAAAATCAGGTTGGATAGGGACCGGCCCGAAGTGTTTTAGGTTTGAAAAAAACTTTGCGAAATATGTGGGAGCTAAATATGCATTGGCAGTAAACTCCTGCACTGCCGCTCTTCACCTTGGGCTGTTAGTTTCAAATATTGGTCCGGGAGATGAGGTAATCACCACTCCTCTAACATTTGCCGCCACAGTAAATGTCATTAAACATGTGGGCGCCAGACCAATCCTCGCGGATATTGAACTTAAGACATTAAATATCAATCCGAATTTAATTGAGGCTAAAATTACTCCAAAAACTAAAGCGATTATTCCGGTCCATTTCGGAGGACTGCCTTGCGATATGGATAAAATAAAAAAAATCGCTAAAAAATACAATTTAATAATTATTGAAGATGCGGCTCATGCAGTAGGTGCCAAATATAAAGGAAAAAAAATTGGTAGTTTTGGTAACCTGACATGCTTTAGCTTTTATGCAAACAAAAATATAACCACGGGTGAAGGTGGTATGATTACTACTAATGATGAAAAAATAGCGGAAAAGATTAAAATACTAAGATTGCATGGCTTAAGCACTGATGCTTGGAAAAGATATGAGAGTAAAAAATTAATCTTAAGTGAAATTATCTATCCCGGCTATAAATATAACATGACGGATATCCAAGCTTCTTTGGGCCTCCATCAACTTAATAAAATCAATAAATTCCTCAAAACAAGAGAGGCCTATGCCAAAATCTATGACAATGTATTTTCAAAACTAGACTATCTTAGGCTCCAATACCGACCTTCTGATATTCAAAAAAACCGCCACGCCTTGCATCTTTATGTGCTCATTCTAGATCTATCAAAATTTAAATTTGCAAGAAATAAGATTATTGAAAAGCTTAACACGCAAGGCATCGGTGCCGCAATTCATTATAAAGCTATTCATCTCCATCCATTCTATAAAAAAGATTTGAGCTATCACATTGGTGATTTTCCTGTAAGTGAGAAAGTCTCAAAGGCTACTATATCTTTGCCACTCACTCCTAAAATGTCTGGTTCGGATGCTCAATACGTAGCTCGAACAACAGAAAAAGTCCTTCAATCGTGCTTAAAATAA
- a CDS encoding GNAT family N-acetyltransferase, translating to MNPHKKLKKTTIKNQQNPEWEILKWDTDFFGFTVAKIIPNKLNLNSLKKILTSLRKSRVSLVYWASDSTDEASQKAAETLNGFLADRKVIYIINLKKIPVKHLQLNIKVEEHNKNLPNTELKNLAIQAGLYSRYNVDQKISKKKFEALYKIWITNSLNKTIADAVLVTKKKGKIVGMITLGKKNNRGDIGLIAVSPNARGMGLGTSLVKSAQSWFISHKYKFGQVITQEANTAACRLYEKCGYRLEKKENFYHFWL from the coding sequence ATGAACCCACATAAAAAATTGAAAAAAACTACTATTAAAAATCAACAAAATCCAGAATGGGAGATACTTAAATGGGACACTGATTTTTTCGGGTTTACTGTGGCAAAAATCATACCTAATAAACTAAACTTAAATTCACTGAAAAAAATCCTTACAAGTTTAAGGAAGAGTAGGGTTTCTTTAGTCTACTGGGCATCTGATAGTACTGATGAGGCTTCTCAAAAAGCGGCAGAAACCCTAAACGGATTTCTTGCAGATCGTAAAGTAATCTACATCATCAATCTAAAAAAAATACCCGTTAAACATTTACAATTAAATATCAAAGTCGAGGAACACAATAAAAACTTACCAAATACGGAACTAAAAAATCTTGCAATCCAAGCCGGTCTCTACTCAAGATATAATGTTGATCAGAAAATCAGCAAAAAAAAATTTGAGGCTCTGTATAAAATTTGGATAACCAATTCACTGAACAAAACCATAGCAGATGCTGTACTAGTTACCAAAAAAAAAGGCAAAATTGTTGGAATGATTACCTTAGGCAAAAAAAATAATAGAGGAGACATTGGTTTAATTGCTGTTAGCCCCAATGCGAGAGGAATGGGTTTAGGTACATCTTTAGTTAAGTCTGCTCAATCCTGGTTCATCTCTCATAAATATAAGTTTGGACAGGTCATTACTCAAGAAGCAAACACTGCAGCTTGCAGATTATATGAAAAATGTGGATACCGATTAGAAAAAAAAGAAAATTTTTATCATTTCTGGCTTTAG
- a CDS encoding glycosyltransferase family 4 protein gives MKICICTNTRPHEGGLVVYMNVLSLGLKDLGHDVDIISAFGIKKMATTKNNFVTTITRFLKKSSLLTIIAYQLNKSLLLFNIYKAFISKRYDIVHAMDFSAANVSYPLTRLLKKPLILSAHGFIESSEYLSRDKTLKKYFLKKIIKAYGRATLITSTAKYIDDDLISKNINPKKIVRINNFIDTSVFRPNLELKKINREKLSINKEDFVVLCVSRMTERKGVIYPLLALLKIIKGNPSTPLKLVYVGDGSQKEILENKIKENNLEKKVLFLGSIAHKKLPEIYNLADILVIPSITYQGKGEPQGITPLEAMASGLPAVAFATGGLPEIIKNGYNGFLVKEKDIADLAQVITKLIQDKNLKIGIESNALDYVTLHHSQKKIIPKIAKYYKSLIEKNEPT, from the coding sequence ATGAAAATTTGTATTTGCACAAATACTAGGCCCCATGAAGGAGGATTGGTTGTATACATGAACGTCCTTTCTTTAGGACTTAAAGATTTAGGGCATGATGTGGATATAATCAGTGCTTTCGGTATAAAAAAGATGGCCACCACAAAAAATAATTTTGTCACAACTATTACCCGCTTTTTAAAAAAATCATCACTGTTAACCATTATTGCCTATCAATTAAATAAATCTTTGTTGCTTTTTAATATTTACAAAGCTTTCATCAGTAAAAGATACGACATAGTTCATGCTATGGACTTTTCAGCGGCGAATGTCAGCTATCCCTTAACTCGGCTATTAAAAAAACCGCTGATTCTTTCTGCTCACGGCTTTATAGAATCATCAGAATATTTAAGCCGCGACAAAACCCTTAAAAAATATTTTTTAAAAAAAATAATAAAGGCCTACGGGCGAGCAACACTCATTACCTCGACCGCAAAATACATAGATGATGATCTTATCTCAAAAAATATCAATCCTAAAAAAATCGTTAGGATAAACAATTTTATAGATACCTCTGTCTTTCGTCCCAATTTAGAGCTCAAAAAAATAAATAGGGAAAAACTTTCTATTAATAAAGAAGATTTTGTTGTTCTGTGCGTTTCCAGAATGACTGAAAGAAAAGGAGTAATCTACCCCCTATTAGCATTATTAAAGATAATTAAAGGGAATCCGAGCACTCCTCTCAAACTTGTCTATGTTGGAGACGGTTCTCAAAAAGAAATTTTAGAAAACAAGATTAAAGAGAATAATCTAGAAAAAAAAGTTCTTTTTTTAGGAAGCATAGCCCACAAAAAATTACCTGAAATATATAATCTTGCCGATATCCTGGTGATACCGTCTATAACCTATCAAGGAAAAGGCGAACCTCAAGGAATTACTCCCCTGGAAGCCATGGCTTCTGGCTTGCCTGCCGTTGCTTTTGCTACTGGCGGCCTGCCAGAAATTATTAAAAATGGCTATAATGGATTTTTAGTTAAAGAAAAAGATATTGCCGACCTAGCTCAAGTTATTACTAAATTAATCCAAGACAAAAATCTTAAAATTGGAATAGAAAGCAATGCCTTGGATTATGTTACCTTGCATCATTCACAAAAAAAAATTATACCTAAAATTGCAAAATATTATAAATCTTTAATAGAAAAAAATGAACCCACATAA